From a single Paraburkholderia edwinii genomic region:
- a CDS encoding Hpt domain-containing protein translates to MASATRRRGWSDLIEHGPADLREMLIDTTRADLREVSEALCACNYAHAEFIAHRMKGTARLLDVHATIAACIALETQCRQRDAARACITLQEVEESFEAAFRALDSSAESSQSTRSSASDT, encoded by the coding sequence ATGGCATCCGCCACTAGGCGCCGCGGCTGGTCCGATCTGATTGAACACGGGCCGGCCGATTTGCGGGAGATGCTGATCGACACCACGCGTGCGGATCTTCGCGAGGTATCGGAAGCGCTGTGCGCATGCAACTACGCGCATGCCGAATTTATCGCGCATCGAATGAAGGGAACGGCGCGGCTATTGGATGTTCATGCAACGATTGCTGCATGCATCGCGCTCGAGACGCAGTGCCGCCAACGCGACGCCGCGCGGGCGTGCATCACATTGCAGGAGGTCGAGGAAAGCTTCGAAGCCGCGTTTCGGGCGCTCGACTCGTCTGCAGAGTCGAGCCAATCGACACGTTCTTCTGCATCGGATACCTGA
- a CDS encoding OmpA family protein — MKYSLITLACAALLAGCSASATRDQLQVQNPTVLQTGFGATQDAAAGAATAQWLDTYRGADNRKMADSVQQRLQALGARKDNYFGAKAQCWADAAQQERSQFNHWGFVEEALREADRLTTSLETGNNLSAENPELRTATVVRPDVWQQILAAKSAPEFPTCIEAQRLTACSEVEMIHAGHEAWTRDFSDSAKRVDQVTQTLPAIGTALNACKPPPPPPPPPRIAPKVTLGGDTTFRFDRGDVAGMLPDGRARLDRLIDDLKQVDDVRGIGIDGYTDRIGSDTYNRQLSKKRADTVRNYLQKGGVSVPMTSRGHGKADPVVQCDERNREQLIECLAPNRRVEMNFTRSGPAAGVQQPGE, encoded by the coding sequence ATGAAGTATTCATTGATCACCCTCGCGTGCGCGGCGTTGCTTGCCGGATGCTCGGCGTCGGCGACACGCGATCAGTTGCAGGTGCAGAACCCGACGGTCCTGCAGACCGGCTTCGGCGCGACGCAGGATGCTGCGGCCGGCGCCGCGACGGCGCAATGGCTCGACACCTATCGTGGCGCCGACAACCGCAAGATGGCCGATAGCGTGCAGCAGCGCTTGCAGGCGCTCGGCGCGCGCAAGGACAACTATTTCGGCGCGAAGGCGCAATGCTGGGCGGATGCCGCGCAGCAGGAGCGCAGCCAGTTCAACCACTGGGGTTTTGTCGAGGAGGCGTTGCGCGAAGCGGACCGGCTCACGACATCGCTCGAAACGGGCAACAACCTCTCGGCGGAGAATCCCGAGTTGCGCACGGCGACGGTTGTGCGTCCCGACGTTTGGCAGCAAATCCTCGCCGCGAAAAGCGCACCGGAGTTTCCCACCTGTATCGAGGCACAGCGCCTGACGGCGTGTTCTGAAGTCGAGATGATCCACGCAGGTCACGAAGCATGGACGCGCGATTTCAGCGACAGCGCAAAACGCGTCGATCAGGTGACGCAGACGCTGCCCGCTATCGGCACGGCGCTCAACGCATGCAAGCCGCCGCCTCCGCCGCCCCCGCCACCGAGGATCGCGCCGAAGGTGACGCTGGGCGGCGATACGACCTTCAGGTTTGACCGCGGCGACGTGGCCGGCATGCTGCCGGACGGACGCGCACGGCTCGACCGGCTGATCGACGATCTGAAGCAGGTCGACGACGTGAGGGGTATCGGTATCGACGGCTATACCGATCGCATCGGCAGCGACACGTATAACCGCCAGCTGTCGAAGAAGCGCGCCGACACGGTGCGGAACTACCTGCAAAAGGGCGGTGTCAGCGTGCCGATGACGTCGCGCGGACACGGCAAGGCTGATCCGGTGGTTCAGTGCGACGAGCGCAATCGTGAACAGTTGATCGAGTGTCTTGCACCGAATCGGCGTGTGGAAATGAATTTCACGCGTTCGGGTCCGGCCGCCGGAGTACAGCAGCCCGGCGAGTAA